The sequence CGACCCCGATCTTCACGGACGAGGAACGAGCCGCGATGAGGGCGCGCGCCCAAGAGCAGAAGGCGGCCGCGCGCCGCGGCCCGCGCGCACAAAAGGCGGACGGCGAAAGCGACGTGCTGGCGAAGATCGCCGAGATGCCGGAGCCGGATCGCGCCATGGCCAAGCGGCTCCATGCGATCATCAAAGCCAGCGCGCCAGCCCTCTCGCCGAAAACCTGGTACGGGATGCCCGCGTATGCGAAGGACGGCAAGGTCGTCTGCTTCTTCACAAGCGCAGATAAGTTCAAGTCGCGGTACGCGACGTTCGGCTTCAATGACGACGCGAACCTCGACGAAGGCGCCATGTGGCCGACGTCCTTCGCGCTGAAGGAGCTCACTGCCGCCGAAGAGGCAAGGATCGCGGCGCTCGTGAAGAAAGCGGTGAGCTGATGGAGGCGACGACGGGACTCGAACCCGTGTAAACGGTTTTGCAGACCGCTCCCTGGCCACTCGGGCACGTCGCCATGCTCATCTCGCGCTGGCTGCCCCGCGAGGATTCGAACCTCGGTTCACGGATCCAAAGTCCGCTGTCCTACCACTAGACGACGGGGCAATCGCCTCGCCTCACGCTAGCAGGTCGATCGCTCCACGAGCCAGCCCGGACACAAGAATGGAGCGGAAGACGGGACTCGAACCCGCGACCCTCACCTTGGCAAGGTGATGCTCTACCAACTGAGCCACTTCCGCCCGCTCGGCCGATGATACCGCGTGGCTGGTGCCGAGGGTCAGAATCGAACTGACGACACCCGCCTCTTCAGGGCGGTGCTCTACCAACTGAGCTACCTCGGCCCGCCCCATCGATCCGCACCCTGCGGCCCGCTCGTGGTCGCGTCTCGGCTGGCGACGATAGCACAGGGTCCGATTGAGCGGCAAGCAACGGCCCGGCTCACGAAATCTGGCTTGGGTCCTGCCCGAACTGCCCGGCCAGGCCGCGCAGGACGGCGATCCGCTCCGCGATCGGCGGGTGCGTATCCCACATGCTCTTGGCCCGGGTCTCGAAGCTCTTGATCGGATTCACGATGTAGAGATGCTGGGTCGCCCGGTTGGCGACCTCGAGCACGTCGGGGTCTTCGGCAATCGTGCGCAGCGCCCGCGCCAGGCCGATCGGGTTGCGCGTCAACTCCACCGCCGAGACATCGGCCAGGGACTCGCGCTGCCGGCTGACCGCCAGCTGGACCATGCGGCCGATGAGCGGCGCCACGATGGCAAGGACCAGCGCGACGATGAAGAGGATTGCTGCCAGGCCTCCCCCACCCCGATCTCGGTCGCCGCCGTCGCGGCGCCCGCCGCCCCAGAAGGTGAAGCGCAGGAACCAGTCCGCCAGGAGGGCGATGCTGCCGACCAGCACGCCGACCAGCAGCGCGAAGCGGATGTCGAAGTTGCCGACATGGCTCAGCTCATGGGCGATCACGCCCTGGAGCTGCTCGCGGTCCATCTTCTCGAGCAAGCCAGTGGTGACCGCCACGGACGCGTGCTTCGGATCGCGCCCCGTGGCGAACGCGTTCGGGGCGGAGTCGTCGATCACGTACACCTTCGGCATCGGCAGCCCGCTGGCGATCGTCATCTCGGTCACGACGTTGAGCAGTTGGCGATATTGGTCGGGTGGATCCTGCTGTGGCACCTCCCTGGCGCCGCTGGATAGCAGCACCAGCCGGTCGCCCCCGAAAAACGAGCCGACGCTCATGACCGATGCCACGACCAGGGCGATCACCACGCCACCCCAGCCGAAGCCGCTCGCATACCCGATGGCGGCGCCGAGCGCCGCCAGGACGATCGCGACCACGAACACCAGGATCCACGAGTTGCGCCGATTGCGAGCGATCTCGCGGAAGAAGGTGCTCGGCGCCGGGCTCGCGGTCATCGCCGCTGTCCCGGTGAAGGGGAAATCGGTCCTAGGCCTCCGCCTGCGGCGGTGGCGCGGACTGCGGCGGTTCGTCGCGCAGGTTCACGGTCGGGACCACCGCATCGGCCTCCTCGATCTGGAAGTAGTCGCGCTCCTTGAATCCGAACATCCCGGCGATCACGACGCTCGGGAAGGTCTGGATCGAGGTGTTGAAGTCCCGCACGGTGCTGTTGAAGTGCTGCCGCGCGAAGCCGATCTGGTTCTCCGTGGTGGTCAGCTCCTCCTGGAGCTGGAGGACGTTCTGGTTCGCCTTCAGGTCGGGGTAGTTCTCGACCAGGGCGAACAGCTGGCGCAGCGCGCCGGTCAGGAAGTTTTCAGCCTGGGCGGACTGCGCCGCCCCGGCGGCCCCCGCCTGCGAGGCGCTGACGGCGGCCCCGCGGGCCTCGATGACCTTGGTCAGCGTCTCCTGCTCAAAGTCCATGTAGCCCTTGACGGCGTTGACGAGGTTCGGGATCAGGTCGTGCCGCCGCTTCAGCTGGACGCTGATCTGGTTCCACGCCTCGTCGACGCCGTTGCGGCGCTGGATCAGCCCGTTGTAGATGAAGACGACGAAGGCGGCGAGGACGACCAGGACGATCAGGACGATCCAAATGGGGTCCATGTCAGGTCATTCTCCAGATGCAATGGTTGGTTCGGCCATCGTAGCAGCCCTCCCTCTGGACCGAGACGTATCCTCATGCCTGCTCATGTTCTCGAAGACGGTGATCGCCATGACGGGCGGTCAGTTCACCGACTTCTCCCCGTACGTCGCCTCGATCAACGAGGCTGGCATGGTCGCGTTCCAGGCGGCATTGCACGATGGCTCCATGGGAGTCTTCATCGGGAGTGGCGCTCCCGAAGCGGAGCCTGCAGGGCCGTCGCTGGCCAGGGTGTCGAGCCATCCTGACCTCAACGATGCCGGCGACACGGCCTTCTACGGGGGTGACGAGGATGGCGTCGATGGCGTTTACCTGCTCCGCGCGAAGGCCCTCCATCGCCTCGCCGCGCCCGACGGCGAGCTCTCGGCGATCGGCCCACTGGGCCCGACGATCGACGAGGCAGGCCGGGTAGCCTTCCGCGCCCATCGCATCGGTGGCGTCAGCGGCATCTTCACCGCGGACGACACTGCCGTCACGACCGTCGCCGACACCAGCGAAGGGTGGAGCCGATTTCATGGGCTGCCCGTGATCGCCCCTGACGGAAGCGTGGTGTTCCGTGCGGATCGCAAGGGCGGCGTGGAGGGCATTTACGCTGCGGACGGCCCATCGACCCACGCCATCGTTGAGACCGGGCGATTGTTCAGCAGGCTGGCGCGCTTTCCCTCCGCCACCGATGACGGGACCGTGGCGTTCGCCGCGACGCTCCGCGCTGGCGGCGAGGGAATCTTCTCCGCCGACGGAAGGCGGATCACCCAGGTCCTCGGGCCTGATGGCGCCTTTGAGAGCTGTCGCGGCGCCCTGCTGGCCGACCACGGTGTCCTGGTCGCGATCGCCAGGCCGCGCGGCGCTGGCCTGGGCCTCTTCGCCGGGCCGGATCCAGAGTTTGACCGGATCATCTCCATCGGCGACGAGCTGCTCGATTCAGAGGTTTCCGATCTCGCCGCGAACCCGGTGTCGCTCAACAGCAGCGGCCAGGTGGCAATTCGCATCCGGCTGGCGGATGAACGACAGCTCATCCTGCGAGCGGATCCTGTCGGCAATTGGGTGGATCGCTGGGTGGTGGGCGGTGAGGGACTCGAACCCCCGACCCCCTCGGTGTAAGCGAGGTGCTCTGACCAGCTGAGCTAACCGCCCGTCGGGATGGTACATGCGAGACGCCGCCTCTTCGGCGGCGTCATCGGTCTCGTCAGGGAATTGGTGCCCAGGCCGGGACTTGAACCCGGATGAGTTGCCTCATACGCCCCTCAAACGTACGCGTATACCAATTCCGCCACCTGGGCATCGGAAGGGTGGTACCGAGGGAGGGACTTGAACCCACACGACCGTAATGGTCACTAGGTCCTGAACCTAGCGCGTCTGCCTATTCCGCCACCTCGGCACGTGTTCTCGCGGGTCGTTTCCAGCGAGGCGGCCGATGATAGCACAGGGCTCCGGGCTCCCCGGAGCAGGGTCTGCCGCCTCAGGTGGTCTGCGGCAGCAGGTTCAGCAGGCTGAAGATGACGAACAGGGCCGCCAGCAGGATGGTCAGCCGAAAGAGCGTCCGCTCGATGCCACGCCGGCTGCGGTAGGCGGTCACTTCGCCGCCGAATGCGCCACCCAGCCCGGTTCCGCGCTGCTGCAGCAGGATCGCGGCGATGAGGGCCACGGCCAGGATTCCCTGGGCGACGACAAGTGGATTCATGGGTCGGGAGTGTATCAAACGGCGCCGCGTTGGGCTCCGGCGCCTCAGTCGACGACGAGGCTGCGTCCGGTCATCGACCCGGGTGCGGGAACTCCCATCAGCTCGCAGATGGTCGGCGCGACGTCGGCCAGGGTGCCGTCCCGAAGGCGGACCGATTGGCGCTGCGGATCGACCAGCACGAACGGGACGGGGGCGGTGGTGTGCTTCGTCTGAGGCGCGCCGGACGGGTCGCGCATCTCCTCGATGTTCCCGTGGTCGGCGGTCACGATGAGCGCTCCACCGGCGCCCAGGCACGCTTCCACGAGGCGCGCGAGGCAGCCGTCGATGAACTCGGCGGCCCGCACGGCCGCGTCCCAGACCCCGGTATGCGCAACCATGTCGGGGTTGGCGTAATTGACCAGGACAAAGTCGAACGCGCCGGAGCCGATGGCGGACACGACCTCGTCGGTGATCGGCTCCGCGCTCATCTCCGGAGCCAGGTCATAGGTCGGGACATCGCGCCGCGACGGAACGAGCAGGCGCTCCTCGCCTGGGAACGCGGCCTCCACGCCGCCATTGAAGAAGTAGGTCACGTGGGCGTACTTCTCGGTCTCGGCGACGTGCAGCTGGCGCAGGTGGAGCCGCGACAGGAGGCTTGCCAGCGAATCGATCACGACCGGCGGAAAGGCCACTGCCACCGGCAGGTCGTCGGCAGTCTGATACTCGGTCAGGGTGGCCACCGCCAGCCCAACCGGTCGGCGGCCGCGATCGAACGCATCGAAGTCCTTGAGGACGAGTGCGCGGGTGAGCTGCCGGGCGCGATCGGCTCGGAAATTCAGGTACACGACCGAGTCGTGGTCCCCCATCCCCTGGTACCCCGCCACCACGGCGGGCCGGATGAATTCGTCGCTCTCGCCCCGGGCATGGGGAAGCTCGACCGCCTCGACCGGGGTGGCCGCGGTCTCGCCATGCCCGTGCACGATCGCCTCCCAGGCCGATGCGATCCGGTCCCAGCGGCCGTCCCGATCCATGGCGTAGAAGCGGCCGCTGACCGTGGCAATGGTGGCGTGACCGGCGATGTGACGCATCAGTGCCGGCATGAGCTCCGCGGCTGAGCGCGGCGCCGTGTCCCGCCCGTCAGTGATGGCATGCAGCAGTACCTGCTCGGCTGGGAGGCCGGCGCGCTTCGCCAGCTCGACCATTGCCAGCACGTGCTCGTCGACGGCATGCACGCCGCCCGGGCCGATCAGCGCCAGCAGGTGCATTCGCGTTCGGTGCTCGAGCGCATGGCGCGTCGCTGCGAGGAGCACCGGGTTGCTGAAGAAGCTGCTGTCGGCGATCGCCCCATTGATGCGCGGCAGGTCCTGCAGCACGGGGAAGCCGGCGCCGAGGTTCAGGTGACCGACCTCCGAGTTGCCCATCTGCCCCGCTGGCAGGCCGACCGCCTCGCCCGACGCCTCCAGCCGAGCCGTCGGCCAATCAGATGTGAGGCTGTCCCAGGTCGGCATGCGCGCCGACAGGAGAGCATTTCGCGCCGGGTCGTCGGAGAGGCCGAAGCCGTCGAGCACGCACAGGACGACGGGGCGTGGCGGCGTGATGGCCTCGCTCACCCCCGCGCCTCGACGGCCAATCGCACGATCTGCGCGAAGCTGCCGGCGTTCAGCGAAGCGCCGCCGACCAGCGCCCCGTCGACGTCGGGCTCGCCGAGGAACTCCGCGGCGTTGTCCGGCGTACAGCTGCCCCCGTAGAGGATCGCGACCTCGTCCGCGCCCGCCGGATCGGACTCGGCCAGGATGGAGCGGATCTGCGCGGCCGCCGCCTGCGCATCCTCACCCGACGCGGCATCGCCGGTCCCGATCGCCCAGACCGGCTCGTAGGCGACCACCAGGCGGCTGCCGGCTATCCGGGGCAGGAGCGAGATGGCGGCGCGCAGCTGTCGTTCGATGACCGTGGCGGTCAGACCGGCCCGCCGCTCCTCGGCGCGCTCGCCGATCGCCGCGATCGGCACCAGCCCGTGGGCGACCGCGGACGCGACCTTGGCTGCCACCGCCACATCGGTCTCGTTGTCGTACTGCCTCCGCTCGGAGTGCCCCAGGATCACGTACTGGGCCACCTCGGCCACCATCAGCGGGGAGGTCTCACCGGTGAATGCGCCAGCCTCCTCGGCGTGCATCGTCTGTGCCCCGATGCCGAGCCGCCCTGGCTCGGTCGATCCCCCACCGAGCGCGGCGGCGACCGCGGAGAGCCAGATCGTCGGCGGGCAGATCACCGACCGAGCGGCGAGGCCAGCGACGGCGTCGCGCACGTCGAGCGCCAGGGCCACTGCGAGGTCAGTGGAGGCGGGGTGCATCTTCCAGTTGCCGGCAATCAGGGGCGGGCGGGATGCGTTCACCTCAGCTCCTGTCTGCTCGTGCCCCGTCGCGTGCCGGCCGCATCGGCGGCCAGTTCGACCAGCCGTCGCAGCCGATGGTTCATCGCCGAGCGGCTGATGCCGAGGCTCGACGCAAGCGTATCGAGATCGGCGTCAGGCTGGCGCCGTCGTTGCGCGGCCGCTTCGCGCAGCCCATCGGCCAGGCGCTCGAGCTCGCCGACGGCCTCCAGGCGGCCGATCGCCTGTAGCTGCCGGTCGGCCGCCCGCACCGTGCGCGCCAGGTTCGCCTCCTCGGCATTCAGCAGGCGGTTGAGCCGATTGCGCACGTCCCGGCTGACGCGGCTCGTCTCGAAGTCGAGCAGGGCGCGGTTGGCGCCGACCAGGCGCAGGAGTCCGGCGATCTCCTCCTGGCCCTTGAGGTAGACCACCTGCCGTCCACGGCGCTCCATGCGGGAGCTGCGCACCTCACTCGCCTCCAGCAGGCGCTGCAGCTGAACCGCGCTGCGGCGGTCCCGGAGCACGAATTCGACGTGCGGGCCGCCGGGTCCGCCACTGACCGAGCCGGCGCTGAGCAGCAGGCCTCGGAGGAAGGCCCGGCGATCGCAGGCCCTAGCCGTCACCGGCTCCCACGACGAGGGCAGCGCGCCCTCGAGTTCGACCCGCAGGTGGTGCCGGCCCGGGCCGTGAGGGGCGGTCGCGGCGGCGCCTGGCGCGGTTGCGGCGACGCCGATCGAGGCCGCCAGCCGGACCGCGATGCGCGCGGTCGCGTGGTCCAGGGTGCGAACTCCGCCATCGGCGCCGGCCGACTGCAGGAGGCCGACCAGCTCGGCTCGCCGGCAGCAGGCACGAGCGGGACGGATGCGGGCCAGCTCCCCACGCAGCTCGCTGGCGACCAGCATGCGGTGGCCGCGTCAGCCGGCGGAGGCGGTCGGCTGGGAGACCGTTCGCCGCTGGCGTGGCCGCTCGGCGCGATCCTGCTGCTGGATCCGCATCAGCGCCGCGGCCAGCTTCGCCGGATCGTGCCGGTGCGCATTGTTGACGTCGACGAGGTCCTCCTCGACGATGGTGACCTCGAACCCCTCGAGGCGCCGTACGTCGACCTGCACCGGCTGCCCCAGCCAGCCGTCGGGGCGCCGCGCCTCGTGGTTGTCATTCAGCAGGACGTAGTCAAACAGGCCGTCCCCGACGTGCTCGATGAGCGCCTCGAGGTGCTGCGCGGCGGAGTAGAAGCCGGTCTCTCCGGGCTGCGTCGCGACGTTGCAGACGTAGGCGCGGATCCCGTTCGCCGCCGATACCGCATCGCGAATGTCGCTGATCAGAAGGTTCGGCAGCACGGAGGAATAGAGGCTGCCGGGGCCGACCACCACCAGGTCCGCCTCGAGGATCCGCTCGATCGCCTCGGGATTGGCGCGCACGTCGGCAGGCTCGATCGAGACCGTCGCGATCGGCTCATCGGCGGCGCTGATGGAGGCCTGCCCCAACAGGCGACGGCCCGACTCGAGGGTCGCGGCCAGGTTGAGCGGCACGCTGGTGGCCGGCAGCACCTGGCCCCGAACCGCCAGGACGCGGTTCGACTCGCGCACCGCCTCCTCGAAGTCGCCGGTCACCGCAGTCATGGCGGCGATGAACAGGTTCCCGAAGGCGTGGTCGTCGAGCCCGGAGCCCGGCGGGAATCGGTACTGCATGAGCTGTGTCATGAGCGGCTCGGCATCGGCCAGGGCGGCGATGCAGTTGCGGATGTCGCCGGGCGGCGCGATCCCCAGCTGCTGGCGCAGGCGGCCGCTGCTTCCGCCGTCATCGGCAAGGGTCACGATGGCGGTGATGTTGGCGGAGTAGCCCTTCAGGCCACGCAGCAGCGTGGAGAGCCCCGTCCCCCCACCGAGCGCCACGATCCGCGGCCCGCGCGCCAGGTAGCGCTTCGTGTAGAGCACCTCCAGCACCGAGTCGCCGCGAGTGACGAAGGGCGAGACGATGCTGCGCATCAGCCCCCACACGCCGACCGAGGTGAGCAGAATCCCGCCGAGGGCCACGAGCAAGGCGCGAACTGGGCGGTCGAGGCCTGCGCCGGTGAGCGTGACGATGAACGAGTCATCGGGCAGGCCGCGATAGAACTCGACCAGCATGATGGCGGCGCCAAGGCCAAGAACCGTGATCCCGAAGAAGAGGACCAGCAGCCAGCGCTTGAGGTGCATCCCCGGGTAGAGCCAGCGAGGGAGGCGCGGCCGCTTCATCGTTCGAGCTCGCGGTGGAAGACGGCGACGGAGACGCCACCGAGGCTCCCCAGCCGCTCGGCCAGCTCCTCGGCCAGCGCGATCGAGCGGTGGTAGCCGCCGGTGCAGCCGAGCGCCACCGTCAGCCGGGTCTTGCCCTCCGACCGGTAGGCCGGCACGGTCAGCTGGAGCAGCTCGACAACCAGCTCGATGAATCGGCCGGCGGCCGGCTGACCGAGCACGTAGTCACGTACCGGGGTCTGGAGCCCCGACAGCGGCTTCAGGTCGGGGACGTAATATGGGTTGGTCAGGAAGCGGACGTCGAAGACGAGGTCGGCGTCGATCGGGATGCCGAACTTGAAGCCGAAGGTCAGGATGTCGATCAGCAGCTCGTCGGCGGCGCTCTCACGCGGCACGTGGCGGAAGAGCTGCTCCTTCAGCTGGCCGATCGAGAGGCCGCTGGTATCGATCACCTGGTCGGCGAGCTGCCGGGCGCGGGCGAGGCGCTCCCGCTCCAGCAGAATCCCCGCCTGCACGCCGCTCCGCGTCTCGAGCGGATGGCGGTGGCGCGTCTCACTGAAGCGGCTGACCAGGACCGCGTCGCTCGCCTCCAGGTAGAGGACCTGCATCGGAACGCCCCGTTCGGCGAGCGCGGCGCGCGCCGCCTCGATGGCCGGGGCCGGATCGCCGGCCCGGATGTCGAGCACCAGGGCCACGTTGCGAAACCGGGCCGGGTCCTCGTCGCGCAGGGCCAGGAAGCGATCCAGCAGGTCGGGCGGAAGGTTGTCGACGCAGTAGTAGCCGAGATCCTCGAACAGCTTGCTGGCCTGGCTCTTGCCAGCACCCGACAGCCCGCTGATGACCACCACCTGACCATCGCTGCCTGCCCGGGTGGCGCGTCCGGTCGCCTCGGCGCGAGTCCGCGGGACGGTCGCCGGGGCGGCGGGACCTGCTGCTCGTGCCATGCGCCCTCCTCGTCGCCGGGATCGAGGTCGAGTATAGCCTCAGCCAGCCTCGAGACCGGAGAGGCCGGCCAGCAGTCCGGCGACCGTAGCCGCCGCGCTGTCATGCAGCGCGTCGAGGTCGTAGCCGCCTTCGAGGGTGAGCGCAATGCCCCCAACCCCACCGGCTCGCGCCATGCGCCCGACCGCCTCGGCCACGCTCCGGTAGCCGGCCGCCGTCACCTCGAGCTGGGCCAGCGGGTCAAGCCGATGGGCGTCGTAGCCGGCCGAGACCAGGATCGCGGCGGGGGCGAATGCCTCGACCGCGGGCAGGAGCCGCGTCAGCCAGGCCTCGGTGAAGGCATCGTCGCCGCTCCCTGGGGCGAGTGGAACGTTATGCTTGCTGCCGAGCCCCGGACCCGTCCCCCGCTCCGCGGCTTCGCCGCTCCCTGGGTAGAGCGGCATCTGG is a genomic window of Chloroflexota bacterium containing:
- the rapZ gene encoding RNase adapter RapZ — its product is MARAAGPAAPATVPRTRAEATGRATRAGSDGQVVVISGLSGAGKSQASKLFEDLGYYCVDNLPPDLLDRFLALRDEDPARFRNVALVLDIRAGDPAPAIEAARAALAERGVPMQVLYLEASDAVLVSRFSETRHRHPLETRSGVQAGILLERERLARARQLADQVIDTSGLSIGQLKEQLFRHVPRESAADELLIDILTFGFKFGIPIDADLVFDVRFLTNPYYVPDLKPLSGLQTPVRDYVLGQPAAGRFIELVVELLQLTVPAYRSEGKTRLTVALGCTGGYHRSIALAEELAERLGSLGGVSVAVFHRELER
- a CDS encoding LemA family protein yields the protein MDPIWIVLIVLVVLAAFVVFIYNGLIQRRNGVDEAWNQISVQLKRRHDLIPNLVNAVKGYMDFEQETLTKVIEARGAAVSASQAGAAGAAQSAQAENFLTGALRQLFALVENYPDLKANQNVLQLQEELTTTENQIGFARQHFNSTVRDFNTSIQTFPSVVIAGMFGFKERDYFQIEEADAVVPTVNLRDEPPQSAPPPQAEA
- a CDS encoding gluconeogenesis factor YvcK family protein; protein product: MKRPRLPRWLYPGMHLKRWLLVLFFGITVLGLGAAIMLVEFYRGLPDDSFIVTLTGAGLDRPVRALLVALGGILLTSVGVWGLMRSIVSPFVTRGDSVLEVLYTKRYLARGPRIVALGGGTGLSTLLRGLKGYSANITAIVTLADDGGSSGRLRQQLGIAPPGDIRNCIAALADAEPLMTQLMQYRFPPGSGLDDHAFGNLFIAAMTAVTGDFEEAVRESNRVLAVRGQVLPATSVPLNLAATLESGRRLLGQASISAADEPIATVSIEPADVRANPEAIERILEADLVVVGPGSLYSSVLPNLLISDIRDAVSAANGIRAYVCNVATQPGETGFYSAAQHLEALIEHVGDGLFDYVLLNDNHEARRPDGWLGQPVQVDVRRLEGFEVTIVEEDLVDVNNAHRHDPAKLAAALMRIQQQDRAERPRQRRTVSQPTASAG
- the secG gene encoding preprotein translocase subunit SecG, which encodes MNPLVVAQGILAVALIAAILLQQRGTGLGGAFGGEVTAYRSRRGIERTLFRLTILLAALFVIFSLLNLLPQTT
- a CDS encoding M48 family metallopeptidase is translated as MTASPAPSTFFREIARNRRNSWILVFVVAIVLAALGAAIGYASGFGWGGVVIALVVASVMSVGSFFGGDRLVLLSSGAREVPQQDPPDQYRQLLNVVTEMTIASGLPMPKVYVIDDSAPNAFATGRDPKHASVAVTTGLLEKMDREQLQGVIAHELSHVGNFDIRFALLVGVLVGSIALLADWFLRFTFWGGGRRDGGDRDRGGGGLAAILFIVALVLAIVAPLIGRMVQLAVSRQRESLADVSAVELTRNPIGLARALRTIAEDPDVLEVANRATQHLYIVNPIKSFETRAKSMWDTHPPIAERIAVLRGLAGQFGQDPSQIS
- the gpmI gene encoding 2,3-bisphosphoglycerate-independent phosphoglycerate mutase, whose protein sequence is MSEAITPPRPVVLCVLDGFGLSDDPARNALLSARMPTWDSLTSDWPTARLEASGEAVGLPAGQMGNSEVGHLNLGAGFPVLQDLPRINGAIADSSFFSNPVLLAATRHALEHRTRMHLLALIGPGGVHAVDEHVLAMVELAKRAGLPAEQVLLHAITDGRDTAPRSAAELMPALMRHIAGHATIATVSGRFYAMDRDGRWDRIASAWEAIVHGHGETAATPVEAVELPHARGESDEFIRPAVVAGYQGMGDHDSVVYLNFRADRARQLTRALVLKDFDAFDRGRRPVGLAVATLTEYQTADDLPVAVAFPPVVIDSLASLLSRLHLRQLHVAETEKYAHVTYFFNGGVEAAFPGEERLLVPSRRDVPTYDLAPEMSAEPITDEVVSAIGSGAFDFVLVNYANPDMVAHTGVWDAAVRAAEFIDGCLARLVEACLGAGGALIVTADHGNIEEMRDPSGAPQTKHTTAPVPFVLVDPQRQSVRLRDGTLADVAPTICELMGVPAPGSMTGRSLVVD
- a CDS encoding DUF1801 domain-containing protein; the encoded protein is MKDKRKSAKSTTPIFTDEERAAMRARAQEQKAAARRGPRAQKADGESDVLAKIAEMPEPDRAMAKRLHAIIKASAPALSPKTWYGMPAYAKDGKVVCFFTSADKFKSRYATFGFNDDANLDEGAMWPTSFALKELTAAEEARIAALVKKAVS
- the whiA gene encoding DNA-binding protein WhiA yields the protein MLVASELRGELARIRPARACCRRAELVGLLQSAGADGGVRTLDHATARIAVRLAASIGVAATAPGAAATAPHGPGRHHLRVELEGALPSSWEPVTARACDRRAFLRGLLLSAGSVSGGPGGPHVEFVLRDRRSAVQLQRLLEASEVRSSRMERRGRQVVYLKGQEEIAGLLRLVGANRALLDFETSRVSRDVRNRLNRLLNAEEANLARTVRAADRQLQAIGRLEAVGELERLADGLREAAAQRRRQPDADLDTLASSLGISRSAMNHRLRRLVELAADAAGTRRGTSRQELR
- the tpiA gene encoding triose-phosphate isomerase, with the translated sequence MNASRPPLIAGNWKMHPASTDLAVALALDVRDAVAGLAARSVICPPTIWLSAVAAALGGGSTEPGRLGIGAQTMHAEEAGAFTGETSPLMVAEVAQYVILGHSERRQYDNETDVAVAAKVASAVAHGLVPIAAIGERAEERRAGLTATVIERQLRAAISLLPRIAGSRLVVAYEPVWAIGTGDAASGEDAQAAAAQIRSILAESDPAGADEVAILYGGSCTPDNAAEFLGEPDVDGALVGGASLNAGSFAQIVRLAVEARG